The Sinomicrobium kalidii region AGTGTGGGGATGTGTATGGAAACTTTTCAGTATACCGTAGAACCCTATATTTCCACATTGCCTTTTGATGTGATCATAAAATTTGTGGAATACAAGGATGCCCTGACCGACCTGGACAAGGGCATACTCGACCTGGTGATAAGTTCCCGGAAAGGATCGGACAAGAATGTGGAATACAGGGCCTTTTCCAAAGAGAAGATCGTACTGGTTGCGGGCCGGGATACTGATGTAACCGGTTTTGATGAGCTGCTGGAAGCACAGGACTTCAATGGTATACGGGAATGGTTGAAGCAACGGACCTGGTACGGGACTACGGGAGATATGGAAAACCTGCGAAAGTTCTGGAACACGAACTTTAACAAACACCCCGATTTTAAGTGCAATTATATCGTGCCGAACAAAACCTCCATTGTACGTTGCCTGAGCCGGGCAAAAGGGCTTGCCGTATTGCCGGATTTTTTATGCCGTGATGAAATTGAAAAGGGGAATATAAAGTTGCTTTGGGAGGGAAATGTCAGTATAGAAAACACGCTTTATTTTGCCATGCGTAAAAAGACCATTTACGCAGAGGAAATAAAATGTATCGAAGATATTTTCGAAAAAAAGATGCCTTCTTATTCTCCTGCGGAAGTGGAGAATGTTTCCGGGTAAAACAGGAAGTCAATTATAAAACCGGATGTCTGAGAAGTATGATCAGGGCCGATATCTTCTTCCAGACACCCGGAATGTGTTTTTATGTAGCTTTTACCTCGCTTTTCCCCGTCATCAGGTTTTTGATGGCTGTCTGGTCTATTACCGGATTCGCCCCTTTGCTTTCCGCTACCATGGCACCCATGGCACAGGCAAAGTTAACGGCTTTCTGCGGGGATGATTTAAAGTGAAACAGGTGGGTAAGCAATGCGGCAAGAAAAGAATCGCCCGCACCTACCGTATCTTTTACC contains the following coding sequences:
- a CDS encoding LysR family transcriptional regulator — protein: MVNLEWYRTFKAIYETGTLTGAAQALYASQPGVSLHLSSLESYTGYKLFDRSSRKMVPTERGKVLYNHIKEAIAKLEDAEQCFRKSTEKDKPTISVGMCMETFQYTVEPYISTLPFDVIIKFVEYKDALTDLDKGILDLVISSRKGSDKNVEYRAFSKEKIVLVAGRDTDVTGFDELLEAQDFNGIREWLKQRTWYGTTGDMENLRKFWNTNFNKHPDFKCNYIVPNKTSIVRCLSRAKGLAVLPDFLCRDEIEKGNIKLLWEGNVSIENTLYFAMRKKTIYAEEIKCIEDIFEKKMPSYSPAEVENVSG